DNA sequence from the Candidatus Peregrinibacteria bacterium genome:
GGAAGTAGGAATAAGGAAGTAGGAATAAGGAAGTAGGAAATACGAAAAACTGAGAGCGAAGAGTTAATAGCGAAGAGCGAAGAACGAAAAGCAAATAATTTTTAGCTCTTAGCTTTTAGCTCTTAACTATTTTGTGCGGATCACGCCTCCTGGCCTGACTGAGCAATGGTCAAAATTAATTCATAACTCAAAATTACTTTGGTTCAATTCGCTTGAACCCGGTAAACTTCCAAAGACATTCCGGAATATCGACCGATCCGTTTTTCTTCTGGAAATTTTCCAGAATTGCAATGAGCGGGCGTGAAGAAACCGCAGTTCCGTTCAGTGTGTGAACGTAATCGGTAGTTCCGTCTTTTTTGCGATAGCGTATATTCAGTCTTCTGCTCTGAAAATCAGTGCAAATAGAGGTTGAAGTGACTTCTCGATATTTGTTTTGTCCCGGGAGCCACGCTTCCAAATCGTATTTTTTTGCCGCAGAATTTCCGAGATCTCCCGTACAAATATTGACCACTTGGTAGGGGATTTTGAGTTCTTTCATGAGTGCTTCTTCGACTTCCCGAATGAGTTCGTGCATCTTAGCACTGTCTTCTGGTTTGCAGAGAATCACCATTTCGATTTTTTCAAACTGATGGACTCTGAGTATTCCCTTCATATCTTTCCCATAAGATCCCGCTTCTCTGCGAAAACACGGAGAATATCCGGCAAATTTTATGGGAAGCATGTCTTCTTCCAAAATTTCATCGGCATGAAAACTTGTGAGCGGAACTTCTGATGTCGCGATGAGATAGAGATCATCTTCGCCGGGATTCACGACATAATTCTCATCTTTTGAAAGATACCCGGTTCCATAAATGGCTTCTTTTCGGGTCACAAATGGCGGAATCATTGGAGAAAATCCGAGTTCTGCAATTCTCAAGAAAGCCCAGTTCATGAGCGCCATTTGGAGAATGGCGAGCTCATTTCGCAAAAAGAAAAATCGTGATCCAGCGACTTTTGCTCCGCGATCTAAATCAAGAATTCTGAGTTTTTCTCCGAGTTCTGAGTGTTCAAGTGGCGTAAAATCAAACTTTCGTGGAGATCCTTCTTTTCTGAGAACTTGATTCTCTTCTTCACTCTTTCCATCTGGCGCACTGTCTTCCGGAGGATTTGGAAGCGCCTCAAGCGCATGTTTGAGGTCTTCTCCCACTTTTTCTTGTTCCATCTCCGCTTCTTTTTTTTCCTCAGAAAGTTTTTTCATATTTGCCAAGACTTTTTCCTTTTCTGCTCCGGAAAGCTTTGGCATTTCTTTCGAAACTTTATTCTGTTCACTTTTTGCCTGTTCTACTTTTTTAAGAAGCGATCTATATTTTTCATCAAGTTCCAAAACTGCGGCGACAGCATGAGCAGAAACGCCTTTTCGAGCGAGCTTTCTTTGGTATTCTTTTGGATTTTCACGAATGGCTTTGATGTCGAGCATGGAAAAAATGGAAAAGTTGCTGGGATTGTAAAAGAAATTTTTATGAAGGGCAATATCCTCGTTTGTAGACTGAATGCTGAGAAATATGATAAAAAAGTGCAAATTTTGTGTTCAAAACTCTTGACAGAACACGCATACTCGAAGTACGTTTTAGCATCAACCACCACACGCATGCATGGATGAAAAAAATATTACAAATCATTGACACGTCGACGAATCGTTGACATAATCATAGAGAATTAAAAATGGCTCACACGAAAAAAAATAAAAATAAAAATCTTACGCATTCATTTTTTTATTCGGATTTTTATTTTTATTCTTATGAAATCTACACATCACCATTTTTTTTCTCGTAAATTCCTGGGCATCTTCGGAAGCGTGATGCTTCTTTTCGCTGGCATGCAGATGATGTTTTCGGTGTCGAGAGCTGAAGCCGTTCAAATAATCCCTCAGTGTAATGGGAAAGATGCTACCTTATATGTAAATGCGGGAGTAATTGTACACCCCGGAAAACCTGACAATGGAGATGCTTATGCAGGAACTTTGACGGGGGACAATAGTGATGATGTCATCGTGGGGACAGACGGCAATGATGTCATTAATGCAGGGAATGGGAAAAATACGGTTTGTGCTCAGGGAGGAAATGACACTATAACTTCGGGGCAAAAAGATGATTGGGTCGATGCTGGAGATGGAAATGATCGAGTAGATACTGGAAATGGAAATAACACTGTAAACGGTGGCGATGGAAACGATATTATTACCGCTAAGGAGCATGGTGACTCTGTAAATGGAGGTGCGGGATTTGATTTTTGTAAGGTAGATAATGGAAATAATGATGTCACTGGGTGTGAAGCCGATGATGATAAGGGAATTATCATCGTAAAAGATGCACAACCTGATGACGCACAGGATTTTCATTTTACTGGTGAGCTCGGAAATTTTGATCTTGATGATGATGCAGATGGGGCATTATTAAATTACAAAGCTTTTTCTCCTCACTCCGGAACTTTGACTGTTCAAGAAAGCGATATTCCAAGCGGATGGGCACTAGATCATATTTCCTGTAATGATCCTGATCATGGAACTTCTCAAAATGGAAACTCAGTGGATATTGATTTGAATAATAACGAAGCAATTGTTTGTACTTTTACAAATACTCAGGTCGGGAAGCTTACCATCACAAAAGCAATAGGAGATGGAGCAAATGCCGATGGGAAAGAGTTTAAATTCATCGGAAATCCTGATGCAAATCCGAATATTGGAGAATTTTCACTCTATGTTGATAGTGATCCTGAGACCCCATATTTTAAAATGTTTAGCTCAATACCTGTTGGATCATACAAAATGAAAGAACTGGTTCCTTCAGAATGGATGCTTTCGGGAGTTTCTTGTGATGGGACATCAAAAACGCCAGATGAGGATTCATACTATACTTTTGATGTGATGAAAGGTGCCGATATGAACTGTACATTTACCAATAAAAAGGATACAGACGGCGACGGAATTCCTGACGATGAAGATGACACTCCCAACGGAGTCGGAGACATTACTATTCAAAAAGTTACTGATGAAGAAACTTCAAATATCTTCACTTTTTTTGGAGGTAGTCTTGATAACGATACTTTTTCACTACATGCTAATGGTCAAAAAGTATTCCCAGACATGCCCGCTGGATCGTATTCCGTGCAAGAATTTGATACTCCGAGATGGCTTCTTTCAAGTGTTGTATGTAATGACGAACAGCAATCCCCAGATGAAAACAACATGATCATTGTAGATCTCGAGAATCATGAACAAATTGTCTGCACCTTTTATAATAAGAAGGATACAGATGACGACGGCACACCAGATGATGAAGATGATACTCCGTTTGGAGAAGGAAATATCACCATTGTAAAATCTGCAACTCCAGAAGATGGACGAAATTTTGACTTTCAGAGTGATTCGTTAGCCAGTTTTACTCTTAACGATGACGGTGATGGTCCACTCGTAGACACAAAATTGTTTTCAAAAGGTGTGGGAATACATTTTGTTACAGAGGAATCACTCGATGGATGGATTTTGACCGACATCGTATGTGTTACTGACGATCAGTCTGACACAACTGAAAGACATATTGCTGAGAGATATGTTTCGATTGATCTCGATAAAGATGAAAATATTAGCTGTACATTCACGAACAAGAAGGATACAGATAATGACGGTGTGCCAGATATTGATCCAGCGCATCCAGAACTTGGCGGAGATAATTGTCCAAATGATAAGAATTCAGGACAAGAAGATGCCGATGGTGATGGAAAAGGCGATGTTTGTGATTCAACCCCGAATGGCATTGGGAAAATTACGATTCAAAAAACTGTGAGCCCAAATGAAGAAGGTACATTTGGATTTACAGCAGACAGCAATACTGAAGGTAACCCTGATCTCGAAGACTTTAATTTAGTTGTTAATGCTAACAACCAATACTTGGGTGAAAAAATATTCGATTTAGCACCTGTTGGCTCGTATACGATAACAGAAGCTGCTACTCAGGGATGGATGCTTTTTGGTATTTCTTGTGATGGAACAACACAAGATGTCGGACCTCTAACTATTGATCTTAAAATGGATGATGAAATTACCTGCACATTTGTAAATAAGAAAGATACAGATAATGATGGAATCCCTGATGATGTAGATCCAACTCCAAATGGAGTTGGCACAATTACGATTCAAAAAGACATAACAGAAATGACGACTGATCAGTTTAGGTTTTCAGTAGTAGATCATGATTCTATGCCTTATGGTGATCCATTTACGCTAGATGTTAACGCTGGTACTTCTGAGATTCCAGAGAAAGAAACATTACTATCTGTACCCGTTGGGTCATATACAGTGACCGAATCTGAAACCGTAGGGTGGAAAATTTTCGGCGTTTCTTGTGATAATGAACAAAAAAATCTCACTGGGAATTCTTCATTCACTGTTGATCTGGTTGCGAATCTTCAGGATATTACGTGTATAGTTACAAATGAACCTATAGATACTGATCAAGACGAAATACCGGATATCCGTGATAATTGTCCATTAGATCCAAATACAAATCAGCAAAATACGGATGCTAATTTTGAAAATGGTGATTCTCTTGGAGATGCATGCGATCCAGATGATGATGGAGATGGGATTTTTGATCTTCCAAATGGAGAAGAGCAGCCAAATCCAGATAACTGCCAATATGTTCCAAATCAAGATCAAACCGATACCGATGGCGATGGAATTGGGGATGCATGTGAGAATGATACTGATGGTGATGGAATACTGAATGAGACTGATAACTGTCCACTTGTTGCAAATCCCGGTCAGGAAAATGGCTATGGAACCTCTGCGGGAGATGCTTGTGAAGACACCGATGTAGATACTATTCTTGACGCAAGAGATAATTGTCCCTTAGATCCAAATACAAATCAACAAAATACCGATGCTAATTTTGAGAATGGTGATTCTCTTGGAGATGCATGTGATCTGGATGACGATGGAGATGGTTTTCCTGACGTAGCAAATGATCAAAAACCAGCTGATAACTGTCAATTTGTTCCAAATCAAGATCAAACCGATACCGATGGCGATGGGGCAGGAAACGCGTGTGATTTAACTCCGAATGGAGCAACAAAAATTACAATCCAAAAAGCGGTATCTCAGGCAACGACCGACCAGTTTACATTTTCAATAGTTCACGATTCTGTACCTTATGTTGATCCGTTCGCCTTAGATGTTAATACTGACACGGAAACTATTCCGGAGGTAAAAACATTTGAATCAGTTCCTGCTGGGTCATATACAATAACAGAAAGTGCCACTCAGGGATGGACGGTTGATCATACTACTTGCATAAAGAATAATGACGCTGAACATCCAATAAACGGAACGAATCCAATGACCATTAGTCTTGTTTTGGAAGACGATATTACTTGTACATTTACCAATGCTCCGGTAGTGGTTCCTCCTGAAGTTGGAACAATTACTATCAAAAAAGAATTAACAAAAGGAGCTACGAATAGTGACTTTAAATTTTCAGGAGATCTCGGCACTTTTTCTTTGGACCTCAATGTAAACGATCAGGCGAATGAAGATCAAAAAACGTTTGAATCAAAAGCCGTTGGATCATATACAGTGAAAGAAGAAAATCAAACTCCTGGATGGAAATTCTCGAACATTTCTTGTATTGATGATCATGATGAAACTCCAGACGTAGTTGTGAACAATGAAACTCGTTCGGTTGCGATGACTCTTTCTGATGGGCATCACATGACTTGTACATTTAAAAATGAGCCTGTAGAAGTTCCACCTGAGAATGGTCCACCACCAGGAGGTTCACCACAAGTTCCACCACCAAGCAGTGGAGGAGGAATGGTTATTTGCCCAATTCCATCACTCGAACCGGTATATTTTGACATTTATCCGGTAAAAGGAGCTGAGCTCAAAAATCTTTCAGAAATTTCCTATAGCGTAACCACAGGAAGTCCTTCTACATTTTCCATTTCCGTAAACGGTGCCCTCCAAAATATCACTACTACAAAACTCCCAAATGGTGGATATCACATCAGTGCTGATGTTTCTTCACTTGCTCTCAACGGAAATGTTCAAATAGTTCTTACTGCTGGTGGAACAGTATTAACTGGAAGTGGTACGAGTTTGCAGACAAAAGAAATTTGTCCAAAGGATGCGTTTTACACGGTTCTTATTTCTCCGACATTACAGGAAGAAAAAAATACTCAGCCGGGAGGAGAAGAATTATTCAATACAACTGAACCGGGAAGACTCTTTTCTGAAGAGGAACTCAAGAAAACGCTCACGAGAGGATATGCTGCGTCAGTAATTCTCGATCTTCTTGGAAAAAGCGCTGCGGATGTCGTTCCAAAAAGATGTTATCCAGATGTATCATTAAACCATCCATTTGTTCGTGAAATTTGTCTTGCAAAAGAGTTAGGGCTTATGCAGGGATATGGGAATGGATTATTCCGTCCAGATCAACAAATGACAAAAGCAGAGGCAATAAAGACCATATACAAGGCTATCGGAAGGAGATATTCTCCAGAAAGTCCACACAAATGTGCGGATTTGGTACCAGGAGCCTGGTATATCCTTCCTATGAGAGAAAGTGTTAAGGATGGTGTCCTAGAAGTGGATTCTGATAATATGTGCAAACCTGGTGAAAAGATTACCCTTGCCATATTTGAAAACATGATCAAGGTATTCTCTCAGTATTTTTAATACGTAAACATTGAATGCACTAAAAAGCAGCTTCTTGAGAAATTCAGGAAGCTGCTTTTTCAAAATGAGCAGCAAGCTCTTCACTTTTTTGCAGAAATAATGTATAATTGTGGGATACAAAAAAATGCTCTCTATGAAAACACATACACACATTCTCAAATATCTTCTCTATTCCGGCTCAGCGCTTCTGTTGGGATTTTTTTTCCTCTCCTTTTTTTCCTCGTCTTTTATTTGGGAAGAAACTGCACGTCAAATTTTCACTGAAAATGAAAAGCGCGATCTTGCCAAGCTCAATGAAGAATTTGGAATTTCTCGTGCCATTTCTCTTTCACGAAATGAACTCGTAGGAAGAACGGAAACTCTCACGATGACAGCGAATGTACTTCAGGACGAACGACTTCTTCTCGAAAAACCCCGTTCGGAATTTTTAGTGGAAACCGCTTCAGGAGAAGTTCTTCTCCTCGAGTCTCAAAGAGAACTCGATATGAAAAAAGTTGTTGATGCATATCAAGAACTTTCGAGTGTCTCTCATGTTGAAACGAATTTCCGCGGCAAAATTTTTCAAGAAGAAGGAAGTACCGAAAATATTGCATCCTTTTTGTTTTCTAGTAAAAAATCTGATGAAATTTCTCTTCGGAACATCGTCGTAGCAGTTCTCGATAGTGGGATAGACGAGTATCACGTCGCACTGAAAGGTGCTTTGTGGAACAATCCCCAAGAATACAAAGGACTTAAGGGAAGAGATGATGATGGCAATGGCTATGAGGATGATCTCCATGGATGGAATTTTTTCAAAAATAATGGAGATTTGAGAGATTCTCTTGGGCACGGAACTCATGTATCTGGCATCATTGCTGCACAAAAAACGGGATATACTTCTATGAAAGGAGTGTATCCAGAAGGAGCAAAAATTATGATGCTCAAAATAACAGATCCTTTTGGAAGCATGCGTCTTTCAGATGTTATTGCCGCCGTAGAATATGCGAAAGAAGAAAAAGCCGATATTATCAACATGAGTTTCGGATTTTCTGAGAGATCGGAAATCTTCGACGATATTCTGAGGAGGGTAAAAGAAGAGGGAATTCTCCTCGTTGCGGCTGCGGGAAATAGCGGAAGCCAAAATGAAGAATATCCAGCGGGATATGAGGAAACTTTTGGAGTTGGTGCTGCGGACTTTGCTGGTGGGAAAACAGATTCATCAAATTATGGAAGCTGGGTGGATGTCTATGTTCCGGGAAAACTCTTGAGTACTCTTCCGAATAATGAATACGGAACAAAAAGCGGAACATCCCAGTCATCTGCGCTTGTTTCCGGAATCGCCGCGTCCATTCTGGGGAAGAATTTACATGATATTTCTCCGGACAATCTCCAAAAATCGGTAATTGATTTTGGAGAACAATTCGATCTTCCCCCTGAACTTCGTCCGCTCAAAAAGTTTGCATATACGCAGAATTGGATTCGTGAATCTGCTGATCTTCTCCAACAGGGAAAATCACTTTCTGAGCAAGATGAAGTTGCTCTCGGTCTCCAAACGAATATTACGAGGCAAGATATGGATTCATTTCTGGTGGAATTTTTTCAGGGAAGAAATGAAACACTTTTGATGCTTTCTCAAAACTCAGAGAGTACCAAAACTCCGATGGAAATTTCTCCAAATATTTTTGTGAATACCCTAACGGGGAATCTTTTATCTGAAGATACTGAGTTAAACGGAGCAGATCAAAAACTTCTCACCTATCATCAGGCACAATTTCTTCTGCAAAAAATGAGAAGCAAACTTCCAGAATCAGAGCAAAAACCTCTTCCATTCATTTCGAATCGAAAAGGAAATATTTCACGAAAAGAATTTTTGGAACTTTTTGAGAAAATGTTTCTGTGATATTCACTCAAAAAGAAGGTTAGTCTTCTTCTTCTTCTTCTTCTTGTTTTTTAAAAAGCCGAAGGAGTGTTTTGTCGATGGCTCGAGAAGCGATGAGCATCGCGGTATAAACAGCAACTGAAAGTGGAATAATAATTCCCAGCGATGTTTTTCCGACAGATGATCCCCAGTATTTCCAAGAGAAATACGCGAAAAAACCCATAACAAACGAAGCGAAAATCGTTCCAAGAATCTGCCGAAAATGTACACGAAATGAAGCATGTCGAAAGACAAAATACGTTCCCCATACGAGAATAAATACTTCAGAGATCAGCGATGTTACCGACGCGCCGATATATCCATATTTCGGAATGGCGTAAATATTCAGCAGAAAATTAAAAAGCAGCGCTCCAAAATTAATCCACAAAATCTTTTTTTGTTCTCCAAGTGCGATGAGAACAAAATTGAAAAATGTGGTAAAAAATATAAAGAGCAGCAAAGGACTCAGAATTTGAAGAGCGTTTTCACTTCCAAAGTTTTCTGGTGTCACAAGCTCTACAATTGGCTTTGCCAAAACATAAAGTCCAACGCTCGCAGGGACAGAGATGAGTAAGAGGAAGAAAAAACAAAGGGATAATCTGCCCTGAAGTTGTTTTTCATTTTTTTCATGAGCTGAATGCGAAAGTGAAGGAAGTACTGAATTCATGAAATATATTGGAACGAGAACAATCACTTCAACAATTCGCACCGCAACGGCATAAATTCCGGTTTGGATATCTCCGCAAAATTGTGCTGAACATATCCCCGCATCATCTGAATGGGGAAGAATAATTCCCATCATCGTAATGTCGAGACGGAAATAAATTGTATTCAGAAATATCGCAATCCCAAATGGGATCGCCATATCAAAGAGTTCTCTGATGAGCTTTATGTTTTTGTTCGGCCTTAACGACACGTATTTTCTCGCGTATAATATCGTTACAATAAGCGTTACAGCGCTTCCGAGAACCCCCGTCCAAATAATTTGATAAAAACTTTCTTCTGTTGGTTCTGGAACAAAGAAGAAAATAATCGCGAGAGTAAGAGCAAATGTTACTATTTTTCCGATGACGAGAGCAAACGATTGGTACTTCATCTTGAGGTGAATGAGGAAAATAGTCGAAATCGTTCCACTCAGAATAAATATTCCCGTGCCGATTCCAGCAATAAAAACGCCATACGGAATTTCCGTGCCCTGATATGCCGGAATCAAATAGGCAATGACAGAAGCGACCGCAAGAGCGAAAAGAAGAGAGACAATTCGAAGCGTAAGCGCGGAAGAAAAAATTTCCTGCACCTCATCTGTTTTTTTTGCCATTTCTCTCACCGCAATTGTAAAAATTCCGAGATCCGCGAGGGATGCGAATATCGCGATGTACTCAAAAATAGTGACATACGTTCCATATTTTGCTTGTCCAACTGCTACATTTCCATGAGCCCAATAATGTATTAAAAAGCCGATACTAATAAAAGCAAAAATTGCGTTAATAACGCGACCCATAATTTGCCAAAAAGTATTGCTGAGGATTTTGCGAGTAAGACTCATGGGGGAAGTAGGAAGTAGGAATTAGGAAGTAGGAAGTAGGAATATGTTAGTCTTATTTATCATGATCCAATCCTTCTTATTTCCAGGAAAGTGTGCGGGAAAAGGGGAATTTTTTCAAATACAATAAATACAAGATGGAAAAAATCTGAGGGTTTGCTAGAGTATACTCAAGCTTTTTCATTGTTCTCCACTTTTCATAATCATCAATAATAATGGGTCAGTTTTTTACTCTTCCCCCCAGACAGCTTTCGATTTTTCTCGAAAAAGTTCTTGCGAAAGGGCACAGGGTTATTGCCCCTCAAAAAAAAGGTCTCGTTCGATTTGAAGAATTGCATAATGCAAAAAATCTTTATCTGAAAGAGAACTCCTATTTTCCACTCAAAGAATATTTTTTTGGAAAACACGAAACTATTTTCGAATACAATAATGCAAAGATTCGTATTCCTAAAATCAAAACGCAACAAAAAATATTTTTTGGGATTCGTAGATGTGATTTGAATGCCATAGCCCATCAAGATCTCGTATTTCTGAGCGGGAAACATCCCGATCCCTATTACACTGCACGAAGAAAGGGGAGTGTTTTTATCGGATACCATTGCAACACGCCTCCGAGTAAATATTGTTTTTGTGGCTCGCTCGATCTGGAAGACTTTTACGATATTATGATTTGGAGAAAAAAAGAGTATTTTCTCCTTCACGTTCAAACAAAAGCTGGAGAGAAGTTTCTGAAACCATTCCTTTCTCTGTTCAAAAAGAAAAAATATTCACTTACTCAAAAAGACCAAAAAATTCCGGGAACGAATCTCCTCAAGAAAAAAAATATTCGTAAACTGTATGGGAGTCGTGATTGGGAAAAAGGAGCGGCAATGTGTTTAAGTTGTAGCGCGTGTACTACGCTCTGTCCCACGTGTTATTGTCACGAACTCTCGGATATTCCTGATCTTAAAAAATCGGGGACTGGAAAACGAGTTCGGTGTTGGTCTTCTTGCCAGCTGAAGTCATTCACGCGTGTTGCGGGGAATCATATTTTTCGAGAAAAACGCGTACAGAGGTTCAAACATCGAATTTATCATCAGCTCGAGTATTTCAAAGAAAAAAATGGGAAGAATCTCTGTGTTGGATGCGGACGATGCATTTCCGGATGTCCGACGAGAATTGATTTTATTTCTCTTATTAATAGTATGGAGCCATCGAAAAAGAAAATAAGTCAAAAGATGCAGAAAAAGATTCATAAGAGGTTTCCGGTTTCTGCGTACACGAAGGAGAATTTTTAATCCAAATTTCTTCATCACAAAAATCTCCACCAAATGTCACAAAAAAACGCCCTCATCCCTCGGCCCGTAAAAGTTCTCGATGTCTATCATGAATCGCCCGATACGATTACGATCACGCTTGATATGCAAGTGGATCATGAACCGGGACAATTTATTCAGGTGAGTCTCTTTGGAATTGGAGAGGCTCCAATTTCCATTAGTTCATACTCCAACAAATTTTTAAAAATTAGCGTTCGTGCCATCGGAAACGTCACCAATGAACTTGCGAAAGTGCAAAAAGGAGATATTCTGCACGTTCGTGGTCCATATGGAAATGGATATCCGCTGAAGGAATATTTTGGAAAGAGTATAGTTTTAATTGGTGGGGGATGTGGAGTTGCGCCACTTAAAGGGGCAATTGACTACATTGAAGCGCATCGAGAAAAATTCCATGATATCTATCTTTTTCTTGGGTTTCGCGGACCTGCTGATATTCTTTTTAAACGGGAACTCGTCGAATGGAGAAAAAAGTATCACATTGAAACGACAGTGGAGGAAGTTCCGCAGGGAACTTGTTATACCGGACAAAGCGGATACATCACCAAAGCACTCAGTGCATTTTCCATTTGCGGTCCAGACCGCTTTGTTGTTTTTATGTGTGGTCCTCCACCAATGATGAACGCATCTGTAAAAATTCTTCGTGAAAAAAAAGTTCCTTTTTCACGAATGTTTGTGAGTACTGAACGACTCATGTACTGTGCAATCGGGCAATGTTGCCACTGTATGGTTCGAGATAAATTTATCTGTACTGATGGACCGGTGTTTTGCTATGAAGATATCAGGAGAATTAAATCCGACTGAAGTAATTTTTAATTTTGTCCCGCATTGCGGGATTAAATTTCTAAATAATTTCTAAATTCTAATTTTTAAAATTTGTTATTGATAATACTCAGATATTTCTCATTTAGAAATTAAACATTAAAATTTATTTAAAAATTCGAAATTCGAAATTTAAAATTTTTCCCCCTCTTCTCCAAACGCATGGAAAAAACGAAGCTTAAAGTCGGCATCTTCTCTATCACCGGCTGTGCAGGATGTCAGCTCAGCGTGATTTTTAACGAAGATGAACTCTTGCCGCTCTTAAGTCTCATCGATCTCCATGCGTTTCCATTTATCAAAAAAGTAAATGCGGAAGAAAATTTTGACTACGTGCTTATGGAAGGCTTAGTGGCAACGAAGGAAGATCTTCAAAAGCTCAAAAAAATTCGAAAAAATACAAAAAATCTCATTGCCCTTGGAGCATGTGCGCATACAGGATGCATTCCCGCATATCGAAATTTCACACTAAAAAACAGATTTAACACTGTATATAACCACACATTGGAAAATATCAGAGGAAACCTCAAAAGCATTTCTCCATCGCCAATAGACGCTCATGTAAAGGTCGATTACACCATTCCCGGATGTCCGCCGGATAAAAATGAAATTCTTTCTACGCTTTACAAAATTGCGAATGGTCTTACTCCTCGTCCGTATTCCGAACCGGTTTGCGTTGAATGTCGAAGAAATGGGAATCCGTGTTTACTCGAATTTGATAAACCATGTCTTGGACCAATAACTCGCGGTGGGTGCAATTCGGTCTGCACGAATTCCGGATTTGAATGTTGGGGGTGTCGAGGACACACTGATGACGCGAATGAAAAAGTTTTGATCGAATATTTTCGAAAAAAAGGATACTCGAGGAAGTGGATTGATGAGAGGATGAAGACGTTTGTGGGGATGAAAATGGGAAAATTTTAAATTTTGAAATTCCAAATTTCTAAATAATTTCTAAATCGTAATTTTTAAACAACGAAAAAGAAAATTCATGCTGAACAATATGAAATTTTGAAATTAAAAATTAGAAATTAAGATTTATTTAGAAATTTAAAATTTTAAAATTAAAAATTTCTCAACATCGTCTAAAATTTATGACACAGACAATTTCTCTCAACCACATCACCAAAATCGAAGGTCATGCTTCGCTCCGTATTGTCGTAGAGAAGGGGAAAGTAAAAAAATGTAACCTTTCTTCCGTAGAAGGTGCGCGATATTTTGAAGAACTTCTGATCGGAAGAGATTATACCGAAGCATTTGAACTCACTTCTCGAATTTGTGGAATTTGCAGTTCTGCTCATGTGATTTGTTCTATCACTGCTGTGGAAAATGCGCTTGGAATGAAAGCATCTGAACAAACCCTCAGACTTCGCGAACTCTTAACACTCGGCGAAAGGATTCGCAGTCATGCGACGCATCTTTATTTTCTCGCACTTCCAGACTATCTCGGATATGAGTCCGCAATGGCAATGATTCC
Encoded proteins:
- a CDS encoding S8 family serine peptidase, which encodes MKTHTHILKYLLYSGSALLLGFFFLSFFSSSFIWEETARQIFTENEKRDLAKLNEEFGISRAISLSRNELVGRTETLTMTANVLQDERLLLEKPRSEFLVETASGEVLLLESQRELDMKKVVDAYQELSSVSHVETNFRGKIFQEEGSTENIASFLFSSKKSDEISLRNIVVAVLDSGIDEYHVALKGALWNNPQEYKGLKGRDDDGNGYEDDLHGWNFFKNNGDLRDSLGHGTHVSGIIAAQKTGYTSMKGVYPEGAKIMMLKITDPFGSMRLSDVIAAVEYAKEEKADIINMSFGFSERSEIFDDILRRVKEEGILLVAAAGNSGSQNEEYPAGYEETFGVGAADFAGGKTDSSNYGSWVDVYVPGKLLSTLPNNEYGTKSGTSQSSALVSGIAASILGKNLHDISPDNLQKSVIDFGEQFDLPPELRPLKKFAYTQNWIRESADLLQQGKSLSEQDEVALGLQTNITRQDMDSFLVEFFQGRNETLLMLSQNSESTKTPMEISPNIFVNTLTGNLLSEDTELNGADQKLLTYHQAQFLLQKMRSKLPESEQKPLPFISNRKGNISRKEFLELFEKMFL
- a CDS encoding flippase — encoded protein: MSLTRKILSNTFWQIMGRVINAIFAFISIGFLIHYWAHGNVAVGQAKYGTYVTIFEYIAIFASLADLGIFTIAVREMAKKTDEVQEIFSSALTLRIVSLLFALAVASVIAYLIPAYQGTEIPYGVFIAGIGTGIFILSGTISTIFLIHLKMKYQSFALVIGKIVTFALTLAIIFFFVPEPTEESFYQIIWTGVLGSAVTLIVTILYARKYVSLRPNKNIKLIRELFDMAIPFGIAIFLNTIYFRLDITMMGIILPHSDDAGICSAQFCGDIQTGIYAVAVRIVEVIVLVPIYFMNSVLPSLSHSAHEKNEKQLQGRLSLCFFFLLLISVPASVGLYVLAKPIVELVTPENFGSENALQILSPLLLFIFFTTFFNFVLIALGEQKKILWINFGALLFNFLLNIYAIPKYGYIGASVTSLISEVFILVWGTYFVFRHASFRVHFRQILGTIFASFVMGFFAYFSWKYWGSSVGKTSLGIIIPLSVAVYTAMLIASRAIDKTLLRLFKKQEEEEEED
- a CDS encoding 4Fe-4S dicluster domain-containing protein, with protein sequence MGQFFTLPPRQLSIFLEKVLAKGHRVIAPQKKGLVRFEELHNAKNLYLKENSYFPLKEYFFGKHETIFEYNNAKIRIPKIKTQQKIFFGIRRCDLNAIAHQDLVFLSGKHPDPYYTARRKGSVFIGYHCNTPPSKYCFCGSLDLEDFYDIMIWRKKEYFLLHVQTKAGEKFLKPFLSLFKKKKYSLTQKDQKIPGTNLLKKKNIRKLYGSRDWEKGAAMCLSCSACTTLCPTCYCHELSDIPDLKKSGTGKRVRCWSSCQLKSFTRVAGNHIFREKRVQRFKHRIYHQLEYFKEKNGKNLCVGCGRCISGCPTRIDFISLINSMEPSKKKISQKMQKKIHKRFPVSAYTKENF
- a CDS encoding FAD/NAD(P)-binding protein, which codes for MSQKNALIPRPVKVLDVYHESPDTITITLDMQVDHEPGQFIQVSLFGIGEAPISISSYSNKFLKISVRAIGNVTNELAKVQKGDILHVRGPYGNGYPLKEYFGKSIVLIGGGCGVAPLKGAIDYIEAHREKFHDIYLFLGFRGPADILFKRELVEWRKKYHIETTVEEVPQGTCYTGQSGYITKALSAFSICGPDRFVVFMCGPPPMMNASVKILREKKVPFSRMFVSTERLMYCAIGQCCHCMVRDKFICTDGPVFCYEDIRRIKSD
- a CDS encoding sulfhydrogenase 1 subunit delta, with the translated sequence MEKTKLKVGIFSITGCAGCQLSVIFNEDELLPLLSLIDLHAFPFIKKVNAEENFDYVLMEGLVATKEDLQKLKKIRKNTKNLIALGACAHTGCIPAYRNFTLKNRFNTVYNHTLENIRGNLKSISPSPIDAHVKVDYTIPGCPPDKNEILSTLYKIANGLTPRPYSEPVCVECRRNGNPCLLEFDKPCLGPITRGGCNSVCTNSGFECWGCRGHTDDANEKVLIEYFRKKGYSRKWIDERMKTFVGMKMGKF